The following is a genomic window from Caproiciproducens sp. CPB-2.
CACTCGGACCTGCTGTTTAAAAAGCTGCTTCCGCTTAATTCCTTCGGGACTTCCCCGGATTATCTGCATTTCAGCCGCTTTAACGACAAGGCAAGCGCGATCGGCGCCGCACTGCTGCAAATCGATTCGTTTCTGAACGACTGAACCGCTTATTTCCGGTCCGTATTGCCGGGATTTTCTGTTCCCCCTTTTTCAGAACACTCTGTTTTACAATCGCTTGCCGTATCGGCAAGCGATTGTTTGTATTCCCTCCACGCGTAGGCTCCGAACGCCGCGGAAGCCAGAAGAAAAACAGCGCTGACAAGTCCCGTGACCCAAAGTGGGAGAGTGCTTGTTTTTTGGACAGCCGCTTCGACGATGCCTTTCGTCAGATACAGCAGATAAAGCACAACCAGCGCGCGCAGGGTCAGCCTGACTCTGGCATGCTTCCGCTTGCCCTGAATTTCTCCGGATTGATTCTGCATAGGTCAGCCCCGCATTCTTTTTTATGTATTCAATCGGTCTGTACAGTCTACTGCTTTCCTACCTTATGGTTTGAAACGACGTCAAAGATAACGGCCGCCAGAAGCACGGCTCCTTTGACCACATACTGCCACTCGTCCGGCAGTCCGTAAATCGACATGCCCTGATTCATAACCCCGAGCAGAATGGCGCCGATCATAATGCCGGAAATGGTGCCGGAGCCGCCGTAGGCCGACGCGCCGCCGATAAAACAGGCAGCGATCGCGTCCATTTCGTAGGAATTCCCCATGTTGCCGTCTACGGAGCCGATACGGGCCGCTACCAGCAGTCCGGAGAACCCGGCCAGCACGCTCATGAGAAAGTACGCCCAGAAATATACGCGCCTCGGATCAATGCCGGACAGCTTCGCGGCTTTCTCATTCCCGCCCACGGCGTAAAAATACCGGCCGAAGGCAGTCTTGATCGTAATAAACGCGAAAATCAATACCACCAGCAGGATCCAGAGCAGCATAACCGGGATGCCTTTATAGTTTGCAAGCTTCCAGCAGTACGCAATAATCAAGGCGTCTATCACGCCGATCTTGATAAAAGTCGTCGCGGTGGACTCCACTTCATAGTTCTTTTTCGCCCTCTTGGCCCGGTTGACAAGCATCAGGACGGTCAGAAGAACGGAAACCGCTATCCCGGTAATCAGCGCCGACGGGTGGAAGGACTTGGTGTCCAGCCCAGGAACGTCAATATAAGAAATAAACGTGTTGAGGAACGCGGTGTTCTGAATATTGACAGTTTTGGATGCCAGGACGACGCGCCCAAGCCCCCGGAACAGGAACATGCCCGCCAGAGTCGCGATAAACGGCGGGACGTGAATATAGCCGATCCAGAATCCCTGCCAGATACCGATCACGGCGGCAATCAGCAGCGCAATAAGAATGGTAGGCAGCGCACCCATGGAATTCTGGCCCATCAGCTGCGCCGCAACGGCGCCGACCAGGCAGAGCGTAGCGCCAACCGACAGGTCAACGTTGCCGCCGGTCAAGATACACAGCAGCATACCGCATGCCATCACCAGAACATAGGCGTTCTGCAGCAGCAGATTCGAGATATTTTGGGCATACATCAGCCTGCCGTTCGTCAGGACCGAGAAGAAAATAAAGACTACGACCAACGCGATGGCCATTGTATATTTTTTAATCAGGGTAGATGCTTTCGTAGATGCTTTCATACTTCTGCCTCCTATGCGTCCTTTTGTTCATCGGGGACGCTTTTTTTGCCGGAGCGGAGAATCGCGGCCATGATCTTTTCCTGCGTTGCTTCAGCGCTTTCCATCTCGGCTACCAGGGAGCCTTCGTTCATGACGTAGATTCTGTCGCACATTCCCAGAAGTTCCGGCAGCTCGGATGAAATCATGACGACCGATTTCCCTTGTACGGCCATATCGTTCATAATGCAATAAATTTCATACTTCGCTCCCACATCGATCCCACGGGTCGGCTCATCCAGAATCAGGACATCCGGATCCGCAAACATCCACTTTGAAAGCAAGACCTTCTGCTGATTGCCGCCCGAAAGATTCCCTACAAGCTGCTGCACGGTCGGCGTCTTGATGTCCAGAGCTGTTCTGTATTTTTCAGCGACATGGTTTTCCATGCCGACGTCGATGACCCCTCGGTTGTCACAGATCTTCTGCAGCCGGGCCATCGTAGTGTTCTTTGCGATCGTGTCGATCAGAACCAGTCCGTTCGTCTTACGGTCTTCGGTCACATAGGCGAGGCCGTGCTCAATGGCTTCTTTTTCGGTTTTCAGGTGGACCTCCTGCCCGTTCAAAAACTCCTGTCCGGAAATACTGCTGCCGTAGTTTTTCCCGAACAGGGACTTTGCCAGTTCGGTGCGCCCCGCGCCCTGCAGACCGGAAAAGCCGACAATTTCCCCCTTATGTACATGAAAACTGACATTGTTTACCACGCATTTTTCTGTGTAAACCGG
Proteins encoded in this region:
- a CDS encoding sugar ABC transporter permease, translated to MKASTKASTLIKKYTMAIALVVVFIFFSVLTNGRLMYAQNISNLLLQNAYVLVMACGMLLCILTGGNVDLSVGATLCLVGAVAAQLMGQNSMGALPTILIALLIAAVIGIWQGFWIGYIHVPPFIATLAGMFLFRGLGRVVLASKTVNIQNTAFLNTFISYIDVPGLDTKSFHPSALITGIAVSVLLTVLMLVNRAKRAKKNYEVESTATTFIKIGVIDALIIAYCWKLANYKGIPVMLLWILLVVLIFAFITIKTAFGRYFYAVGGNEKAAKLSGIDPRRVYFWAYFLMSVLAGFSGLLVAARIGSVDGNMGNSYEMDAIAACFIGGASAYGGSGTISGIMIGAILLGVMNQGMSIYGLPDEWQYVVKGAVLLAAVIFDVVSNHKVGKQ